ATGACGCGTGGTGCGTTGACGACGTTCTCGATCGCGAATGACGTTGCAAAGTACTTTGCGATTATTCCAGCGATGTTTGCCGCTACATTTCCGGTGTTGAGTGCGCTGAATATTATGCACCTGAAGACTCCGCAGTCGGCTATTCTCTCGGCGGTGATCTTCAACGCGTTGATCATCGTTGGGCTGATTCCGCTGGCGCTGAGGGGCGTTGGTTATAAGGCGATGTCGGCGGAGGCGTTGTTGCAGCGCAATCTGTTTATCTACGGATTCGGCGGACTGGTTGCTCCTTTTCTTGGTATCAAGCTCATCGACATCATCATCACTGCCATTCACCTGGCCTGAGGAATTTTATGCGTCGCAATGTGATCACCGCTGTGCTCTACACCGTTGTTACTACTGTTCTGTTTGGCCTGATCTATCCGTTCGTTGTGACCGGACTGGCGCAGGTGCTGTTCCATGACAAGGCTAACGGGCAGCTAGTTTACAAGAACGGAGACCTGGTCGGCTCACGTCTTATCGGTCAGTCGTTTACGGCTCCGCAGTACTTTCACTCACGGCCTTCCATGGCGGGCAATGGATACGATGCTGCGAACTCGAGTGGATCGAACCTTGCACCGACGAATAAGAAGCTGGTCGACCGGGTAGCGGGGGGTGTCGCGGCGGCGCAGGTCGATCATCCCGGAGCGAACGTGCCGATTGATCTCGTCACTGCTTCAGGATCGGGGCTTGATCCTCATATTACGCCGGCGGGTGCGGAGTTTCAGGTAGCTCGCATTGCGAGGGAGCGGCACATGAGCGAGGATGCTGTTCGACGTCTGGTGGCGCGGCATACCGAGGGGCGTCAGCTTGGGTTCCTCGGAGAGCCCCGGGTGAATGTGTTGCTGCTGAATCTGGATCTTGATCGAGCAGCGGCTTCCAACTGATGATGACGAGTGCCGATGGGGGGGCCCCCCCTCCCTATTGCCCGCGTGTAAGCTTTTTATTATCAAAGTGTTACGCGCCTGACCTCCTCTCAAATATGTCCAAACAAAAGGGTTACGTCCAAATACGTCCAAACAAAAGGGTTATGAGATTAAAATAAATGGCCCCAGCTTTTGCCGGGGCCTGTCTTTTCTTCTAGTTCAATTATAGCGGTTTGAGAGTAACTCATACGCCACGCGAAAGTGCAGGACTGGCGCGGGTTTTGTGACTTTGGGGCTTGACAGGATTTTTCCGGGGCTAAAGCGCTTTGCGCTGGGTGGGCTACTTTTACTGTTACTTCGCAAAGTGTATCGACGGCATCTCTCCGCTGATCCATTTTCACGCACTCATCTCAACGGCGGGCGATGGAAGCTGGTTGCTGAGTTCACCGAGACCGAGGGCGGAAAGCGCAGCGACCGTTGTGACCTTTCGAGCTAAATAAAGCGAATCGCGCACATCCGAACCAGGCTAAGAGGGCCGCGCACTTATGAAGGCCAGGACACCAATAAGACATCAGTAAAGTTGGGTAGCCGGAAGCCGCGTATAATCATGTCAGCCAGCACAATGCCGAGCAACACTCCGACGACAAGAACAATGGGAAGCCAAGGCCAGTAGCCCTTACCTTTGAGCGTCACTCAGTAGCCTTCCGGGACGAGCGGCTTTGACGCGGATGCTAGATCTTGGATCATCCTGTCGAGGATGGCGTCGCGCTTGAAAATGGTTGGTGTCGCGGAGATGATTTCTTCGATAGCCGCTTCCATCGGTGCGTTGATGTTGTAGAGTCCCGCGTTCATGCGTGTAGAAAACCTCGTCGATTCATGGTTTCTTCTTCCTCCTCAGGAGGATGGTACCGACCACAATGACGATAGCCGAAACCAACAGTATCACCAAGCCATGCGGGACCATTTCTACCACGTCATTCCCTCGGGAACGTCTCAGCCTCGCCCTTGTTGCAGAACCAGCCAGGGTTGTGGCTTATGATACATGCACTGCTTCGCCATCTCGCAGCCGCAGAGCGTACATTTTGCAGGCCGGTGTAGTGAGGGGAATCACCATGGGCCTTCTATTGGCTCGTCAACCGTTTGCCACTTCAGTTTGCCTTTGCTTGCCAGATGACGTATTAAACGTTGTCTATAGCAGTTGAATTATGGGTCCTACCTGTTATCTTCAGAATTCCGTATACCTTACTATGGATTTATATTTCTTCCTGCAGCACCCGCTGGAGGTCCCCCCTGACGCAACGCAACTTTGATATATCTTCCGTAGCGTTCAAACCGTTGACCTTGCGCATTCTGTTCGTTCTCCTTACTGTGTGGTACGCGGTCTTCTCAACAATCATCACCGTTCGCTCCATCCACTGGCCGATGGTGCACGACAGCCCCATTCTGCTCTATATGGTCTTCCTCAGTGAGCATGGAATGCGTCTCTATCGTGACATCGTCGAAGTTCAGTTTCCCGGAGCAGTCCTTCTTTACAGCTTCGAAAGACACCTCTTCGGAGCCGGCGACCTCGCATTCCGCTTATTTGACCTCTTTGGTCTGGCAACGGCGTTTGTCTCGATGTTCGTCATTGCACGCCGGCAAAAGCTCTGGTTCGCCGCTGTCTTCGGCTTCGCCTTCTTCTTGCTGGAGCATACCGGCACCTGGGTCAGCATCATGGACCTGGGTCAGCGAGACTTCTTCATGGCCTGCCTGCTCGGGGTGGGCGTCGCCTTCCTGCTCGAATCGGTCCATCGCCAACAAGCACGGTTGATCTTCTTTTTCGGACTCTCCGTCGCGCTCGCTTCGACGATTAAGCCTACATCCATCGTCTTTCTTATCGTCGCCCTGCCCGTGATCGTGGCACTGCCCAAACGGCACCTCCCTCTTCGCTCTTATCTCGGGTATCTCCTCGCAGGTTTCTGCGCCGGCATGGCCTTCATACTTGCCTATCTTGTTTACGAAAAAGCGGTAGGCGCCTTCCTCAGTCTCGAATGGGTGATGGTTCCGGTCTATGCAACTACTGCTAATGAGAGCTTCCTGCAGATGCTTCCGGTCCTCATTGAACCATCCCATGTATTACCAGAGGTTGCAATGGGCTCGCTGCTTCTCGTGGCGCTGCAAACCTCTCTCAGAAAAAACCTTGGTCAACAAGTCCTGTTCCTCGCCTCCTTAATGGGTGCCGCATCGTTTTTCCTGCAACACAAAGGTTTTCTTTACCACCGCGCGCCATTTCATTTTTTTGTTTTTCTGTGGGTCGGCTGGGTCCTTGTAGCGACGATGAGGCAAAGTACAAAAAGCTACAAATGGTTGGCTTTTGCACTGCTTTTGTTCTCCGCGGCCCTCTACCCTCGTGTCTCACGTCCAGCCATTTGGAGCCAGTGGAACGAAGTAGCGCTTCAGAGTGACCTGACGGCTTTGCACGCTTCGGATGCTCCGGGCGAGGTGCAGTGTCTTGACACTACCACCGGCTGTGTCAACGTCCTCCTTCACATGAACCTCATCATGGCGACCGGCTACATCAACGACACTGTCTTCTTCCTCGATCGGAACGATGCACGGGTAGAACAACTGCGAGACGAGTTTCTCGCGCAGTTGAAAAAATCCGATCCAAGGATAATCGTATTGAGCAATGAACAATGGCCAACGTTCGACGCTCGCGGCTACGACAAGCTGAAGTTCTGGCCCCAGTTCACCAACCTCCTGAACCAGAGCTACGTTCTTTCCATACAACGTGGCGGCGATCCGGAACACCAACGCGGATACCGTATCTACCTTCGAAGAGACACACCAGGGGCGACCCCACTCACCTTGAACCCGGTCTCCCTTCTCGATGAAACGGACTCGACTCGATCCAGATCGATCTTCGTTTTAGGGGGCGCTTCCAAGGATGGTCAGGAGTGAAGTGCATAATGTTGGTTTGTGACTCGGAGGCTTCTTCGTAGTCAGACTCCGCTTCACCGTGTGAATGAGGTTGACGGAACTATGAATCGATTGCGTTTTGGAAGAGTTGCTGTCCTGTTTGCGCTGGGCTGCTGCGGGATGAGTCTTCCCGGTTTATCGGCACAGAGCGCAACGGCTGCAAAGAGTGATCTGATTTCGATGCATCGTGCGACGAGTGCTGCGGCGCTGCCGAATGGTTTAGAGCTGAGGGATGGCGAGGCGAGGGTTCAGATCACTGCGCTGCGAGAGGATGTTCTGCGGATTCGCGTTTCGAAGACGGGGAAGATGCCTGAGGATGCGTCGTGGGCTGTGCTTCCGGGTTCGCGAACCAGCTCGGTTGCGACGGCCTATCGCGCGGAGGGAGGCAAGACAGGTTTTAGCACGAAGGCGTTGCAGGTGTCGGTTGACCGCGCCACGCTTGCCGTAACGATCAGCGACACCCGTGGCGGTGTTCTGCTGCAGGATGCGCGACCGGTTGAGTTTCACGGCGAGCATTTCAGAATTTATAAGAGGATGTCGGCCGAGGAGCACTACTTTGGCCTGGGAGATAAGACGGGGCCGCTCGATCGCAGAGGCGGTGCGTACCAGATGTGGAACACCGATCAGTATCGTTTTCAGGAGAGCAGCGATCCTCTGTATAAAGCAATTCCGTTTTTTATTGCGGACAATGCGGGGAGGTCGTATGGGTTGTTTCTCGACAATACGTGGCGGACGAGTTTTGATTTTGGGAAGGAAGATTCGGAGGCTTACTCGTTTGGGGCCGATGGTGGACCGATTGACTACTACTTTATTTATGGTCCGAAGCCGAAGCAGGTGGTGGAGGGGTATGCGTGGTTGACTGGTCTTACGCCGCTGCCTCCGCAGTGGTCGCTGGGCTTTCAGCAGTCGCGCTACTCGTACATGACGGAGGCGCGGGCGCGCGAGGTGGCGGACCGTATGCGCGCCGATCGGATTCCGTGCGATGCGCTGTATCTGGACATTGACTTTCAGGATCGGAATGCTCCGTTTACGGTGAATCAGCAGGCGTTTCCGAAGTTTCCTGAGTTTATTCAGGAGTTGAAGGAGAAGCACTTCAACCTGGTGTTGATTACGGATCTGCATATTGCGGATCGCGCGAATCAGGGGTATGCGCCTTACGATTCGGGTGTGGCGGGGGATCACTTTGTGAAGAATCCGGATGGGTCGGTGTTTGTGGGCAAGGTGTGGCCGGGGCCTTCGGTGTTTCCTGATTTCACGAGGAAGGAGTCGCGGGCGTGGTGGGGGACTCTTTATAAAGATTTTTATGAGGATGGGGCCGCGGGTTTTTGGAACGATATGAACGAGCCTTCGGTGTTTGAAGTGGCTTCGAAGACGATGCCGCTGGATGTGGTGCATCGGATCGATGAGCCGGGGTTTGTATCGAGGACTGCGAGCCATGCGGAGATTCACAATGTGTATGGCATGGAGAACTCGCGGGGGACGTATGAGGGACTGCTTGCGTTGAAGCCGCACCAGCGGCCTTTTGTTTTGACGCGCGCGACCTATGCTGGCGGCCAGCGGTATGCGTCGACTTGGACGGGAGATAATTCGAGCAGCTGGAACCACCTTCGCATGAGTACGCCGATGCTTCTGAACCTGGGGCTGAGCGGGTTTTCGATGGCTGGAGATGACATTGGAGGGTATGCGGGTTCTTCTACGCAGGATCTGTTGACGAAGTGGATTGAGGTGGGTGAGTTCAATCCGATCTATCGCGACCACACAGAGAAGTTCACGGCCGACCAGGAGCCTTGGGTGGGTGGAGCGGAGGTGGAAGCGGTTCGGCGGAGGTACATTGAGGATCGGTATCGGCTGATGCCGTATCTCTATACATTGGCCGAGGAGAACTCTCGCACGGGCGTTCCGATGATGCGGCCGATGTTTCTGGAGTTCCCGGATGCGACTGCGGACAAGCATCCGCTCGATCTGGATGCGGCCAATCAGTTCATGCTGGGGCCGGATTTGTTGATTGCGCCTGCGCCTTATCCAGAGGCGCCGGATAGCTATGCGGTGACGTTTCCGCCGGTGGGTTGGTACGACTATTGGACGGGGGCAAAGGTTGCGGGGAGCGCTCGCGAGGCGGTTGCGGTGAGTACGGGCGCGGCGCTGGGAGTGGGTGAGCTTCAGTCGGTGAAGATTACGCCGCAGGTGGATGTGCTGCCGGTGTTTGTGCGAGCGGGGTCGATTCTGCCGTTTGCGCCGGTGGTCGAAAGCACGCAGGTGAAGCCAGATGGGCCGCTGACGCTGAAGGTGTTTCCGGGTGAGGGATGTGCGGGCTCGCTGTATCAGGATGATGGGATCAGCTTCGGGTATAAGGAGAAGGATTTTCTGCGTGTGACGTATAGCTGCGAATCGACTCAGGACGGATTGCGTCTGCAGATCGGCAAGCGCGAGGGGAGCTTTCAGCCTTGGTGGAATGGGGTGCAGGTGACGATCTTCGGTTGGAGTGGCGCGCCGGGGAAGATTATGTATGGCGGCCAGGTGATTGCGGGCGCGAGGTTCGATGGCGCGGCGCATTCGCTTACGGTTGTGTTGCCGGAGAGGGCTGAAGGTGGGGTGCTGGAGATTGCTGGGAGGTAGCGTCCTGCCGGACGGGCCTCCTGCGCGGAGGGCGGTCACTTCGTGACGTGTGTACCTTTTCCGGGCGGGGTGGGTTCGGTTGTCTTCCCGCTGGTCGGCGATAGAGTCAGTGAAGAGCGCTCTAGTGGAAGCGGTAGGCGGCGCCGATCCCCAAGACCTGCGGGCTTAGATCGTTGGGCGGGAAGCTGAGCCACTTTTGAAATTGATACTCTGCGCGTAAGTTGACCGAGCGCGTGAGGCGATAATCGACGCCTATACCCGCGGCTACGATGTTGTAGGCGAGATTGGCGGCGTTGCCTTGTGGAGGACCACCGGGGGTGAGGCTAGGAACCTCTGGGTAGTTGAAGACGCCGCGGCCGTACAGGACTTTGGCGAAGGGCTCTATCCGGCCGAAGTGGAGGACGTAGCGAGGGCCGATCTCGTAGGTGCGTTCGTAGATTTTTGTGGTTGGGTCGGAATCGTTGATTTGGTGGAACTCTGCTTCGATGCCCCAGTGATATTTGAAGTCGAAGTTAACGTAGGCTCCTCCGCCTTTGATCTTTTGCGGGACGTAGTCTGAGTTGGCGTAGTTGAACTCGCCGCCAGCCTGGAGGACTCCGGCGGCGGTTGCGGTTGGGAGTGCCTGGGCGTGGAGTCGTGCGCCGGCGAAGCTGATGAGGCAGAGTAGGGCAGAGATCTTGATTCCGAGGAGGAGATCGTTTGCCCGCTTTGCGATTTTTTCAGATGCTGATCTGTTGCTCATACTGAGAATCTCTCTTGAAGCTTGCGCTTTTTACTGTGGGGACTGGTCGATGTGGTAATCCACGTTTACAGTGTGCTGTATTCCGTTGCTGTTGGCGGTTACAACTATCGGGTAGGTGCGGTCGAAGTAACCTGATCCGCAACCGGTGAGTGTTCCGATAGCTCCGAGAGAGGACAGGATGAGCAGCGAGTGGATGATGAGGCGGGTGAGCTTGCGGCTGGAACGACGCGAGTAGCGCAGGCCGAGGAGCGGAAGGAGGAAGAGGCCGAGCGCGATGTGGGAGAGCCGGCGCGAGCGATCCTGTGGCGACTCGAGTGAGGCGAGCTTGCGGGTTGCGACGGTGAGGGTGATGTCGGTTGGGCCGGCGTACTGGGCGATGGTCGAGGGCGAGAAGGTGTAGGTGGCGAGGATGGGGCCGGTCGGGCTGGCAGAGAGGTTGATGACGCCGGGGTAGTATCCGCCGGTGGGAGAGACATGGAAGGTGTACAGGCGGGTGGTGCCGTAGATGCCTTCGACGGTCTGGGCGCTGGTGAGGACGATGGTGAAGTCGAGAGGCGCGACGTTGATGGTGTTCGCACCGGATGCGGCGGAGGCTGTGCTTGAGTTGAAGTTAGCGTCTCCGCTATAGATGGCGGTGATGGTATGGACGCCTACAGAGAGGGCCGTAGTGGAGAAGGTGGCAACGTCGCTGCTGTTGAGGGTAGCTGTGTTGACCTGGTTGCCGTTGTCAAAGAAGGTGACGGTTCCAGTCGGTGTTCCGGAGGTTGTGGAGGCGACGTTGGCAGTAAAGGTGACTGGCAGAGCGAAGACGGTGCTGGTTGTGCTGAGGCTCAGCGTGGTGATGGCGGGTGCCTTGGTGATGGTCAGCATTCCGTTCTGTACGGTCTGGAGGTAGTCGGTGACGTTGGTTCCGGTTGCAGCAGGAATGATGGGGTACTGTCCTGGTTGAGAGAGCGTGCTTGCGGAGTTGGAGAAGATTTCGGTGAAGGTATCGCCATCCAGCGCGCCGGTGATGGTGCCGGTAAAGACGGGGTTGGGCGAGCCGTAGAGCTTGGTGAAGCTGTTGGCGGTGACGATGAGTGTGGCCTGGCTGATGGTGAGGGTCCCGTTGACGTAGACGACGTTGTAGTCGCTGAGGTTGGTGCCGGAGGCTGCGGGGACGATGGGATAGGTTCCGATCGGTGAGGAGATCGTAGCCAGGGTGCTTTCGGTGAGTGTGAAGGTATCGCCGTTGACTGCGCCCACAGCGGTGGCCGTAAAGCCGGGATTCGCTATTCCATATTCGCGGCTCGCGTTGGTGGCGGTGACGGTCAGGGTTGCCTGGGTGACGGTGAGAGTTCCGTTGATGTAGGTCACGCTGTAGTCGCTGAGATTTGTGCCGGTGGCGACAGGCGCGATGGGATAGTTGCCGATCGGGGATGACGGAGTTGCGTTGGTGCTCTCGGTGAGGGTGAAGGTGTCACCATTGACTGCGCCAAGGGCGGTTGCCGAGAAGACGGGGTTTGCAGAGCCGTAGATGCGGCTGGTGCTTCCGGCTGTGACGGTCAGCATTGCCTGGCCGATGGTGAGGGTTCCGTTGGCGTACGTCACGGTGTAGTTGCTGAGGTTTGCCCCGATGGCCGAGGGAACGATCGGATAAGTACCAACGGGCGATGAGGCGGTGGCGATAGTGGTTTCCGTGAAGGTGAAGCTGTCGTTGTTCTCGACTCCCGTAGCCGACGCGGAGAAGGCGGGATTAGGAGATCCGTAGGTGCGGTTTGCGTCAGCGGCTGTGATGGTGAGGTTCGCCTTGCCTACGGTCAGAGTCCCGTTGGTGTAGACGACGTTGTAATCGGCGAGGTTGGTGCCTGTCGCGGTGGGAACGATGGCGTAGGTTCCAACCGGGGACGCGGCGGTTGCAGAGGTGGTTTCGCTGAAGGTGAAGGTGTCACCGTTCTGTGCGCCGGTTGCGGATGCGAAGAATGGCGGGTTCGGAGAACCATAGGTGCGGTTCGCGTCTGCAGCGAGGACGTTGAGGGTGGCTTGGGTTACTGTGAGGGTTCCGTTGTCATAGATGACGTTGTAGTCGCTGAGGTTGGTGCCAGAGGCCAGGGGAACGATGGCGTAAGTTCCGACAGGGGAGGTCGCGGTGGCGGTGGTGCTCTCCGTGAAGGTGAAGGTGTCACCGTTGACTGCGCCAGC
The nucleotide sequence above comes from Tunturibacter empetritectus. Encoded proteins:
- a CDS encoding outer membrane beta-barrel protein; the protein is MSNRSASEKIAKRANDLLLGIKISALLCLISFAGARLHAQALPTATAAGVLQAGGEFNYANSDYVPQKIKGGGAYVNFDFKYHWGIEAEFHQINDSDPTTKIYERTYEIGPRYVLHFGRIEPFAKVLYGRGVFNYPEVPSLTPGGPPQGNAANLAYNIVAAGIGVDYRLTRSVNLRAEYQFQKWLSFPPNDLSPQVLGIGAAYRFH
- the kdpC gene encoding potassium-transporting ATPase subunit KdpC, with the protein product MRRNVITAVLYTVVTTVLFGLIYPFVVTGLAQVLFHDKANGQLVYKNGDLVGSRLIGQSFTAPQYFHSRPSMAGNGYDAANSSGSNLAPTNKKLVDRVAGGVAAAQVDHPGANVPIDLVTASGSGLDPHITPAGAEFQVARIARERHMSEDAVRRLVARHTEGRQLGFLGEPRVNVLLLNLDLDRAAASN
- a CDS encoding glycoside hydrolase family 31 protein; the encoded protein is MNRLRFGRVAVLFALGCCGMSLPGLSAQSATAAKSDLISMHRATSAAALPNGLELRDGEARVQITALREDVLRIRVSKTGKMPEDASWAVLPGSRTSSVATAYRAEGGKTGFSTKALQVSVDRATLAVTISDTRGGVLLQDARPVEFHGEHFRIYKRMSAEEHYFGLGDKTGPLDRRGGAYQMWNTDQYRFQESSDPLYKAIPFFIADNAGRSYGLFLDNTWRTSFDFGKEDSEAYSFGADGGPIDYYFIYGPKPKQVVEGYAWLTGLTPLPPQWSLGFQQSRYSYMTEARAREVADRMRADRIPCDALYLDIDFQDRNAPFTVNQQAFPKFPEFIQELKEKHFNLVLITDLHIADRANQGYAPYDSGVAGDHFVKNPDGSVFVGKVWPGPSVFPDFTRKESRAWWGTLYKDFYEDGAAGFWNDMNEPSVFEVASKTMPLDVVHRIDEPGFVSRTASHAEIHNVYGMENSRGTYEGLLALKPHQRPFVLTRATYAGGQRYASTWTGDNSSSWNHLRMSTPMLLNLGLSGFSMAGDDIGGYAGSSTQDLLTKWIEVGEFNPIYRDHTEKFTADQEPWVGGAEVEAVRRRYIEDRYRLMPYLYTLAEENSRTGVPMMRPMFLEFPDATADKHPLDLDAANQFMLGPDLLIAPAPYPEAPDSYAVTFPPVGWYDYWTGAKVAGSAREAVAVSTGAALGVGELQSVKITPQVDVLPVFVRAGSILPFAPVVESTQVKPDGPLTLKVFPGEGCAGSLYQDDGISFGYKEKDFLRVTYSCESTQDGLRLQIGKREGSFQPWWNGVQVTIFGWSGAPGKIMYGGQVIAGARFDGAAHSLTVVLPERAEGGVLEIAGR